In one Amyelois transitella isolate CPQ chromosome 22, ilAmyTran1.1, whole genome shotgun sequence genomic region, the following are encoded:
- the LOC106138544 gene encoding collagenase — MAFWRICFLLAVAYSQVQADIVPADYVENVLERGSSRIVSGWEAHPGQFPHHAALRMVNSAGGVSGCGGSVVHRTWVISAAHCTAMQVTIVVRAGVVSLTTPQYIGETREWYNYPSFNDNTPQVVQPNDIAIIKLVRPVVYTDLLKPIRVQSSADAFRDYNSEIVQASGHGRLWTNGASPDILNWVYLRAISNSVCQMTYGANLITSNTICTQAFNVTSQSVCQGDSGGPLTHLDSEGRPVLIGVASFVAGGEWGCHSGLPAGFIRTGPFQSWLEQVSGINFENLEEEDETTLAPPTTTTTEPTTVEPTTITAAPTTTTTEAVTEVTTTPPVTEPTTTEPEEETEAPEPEDSSEEDSDEELSELMKKLEVKVKVRVRLNKYGKKKEHKHKHKVTL; from the exons ATGGCGTTCTGgagaatttgttttttgttggcAGTGGCGTATAGTCAG GTTCAAGCTGATATTGTTCCCGCCGACTACGTCGAAAATGTGCTTGAAAGAG ggTCATCCCGAATCGTGTCTGGGTGGGAGGCGCATCCTGGCCAGTTTCCCCACCACGCCGCCCTCCGCATGGTGAACTCCGCCGGCGGAGTCAGCGGATGTGGCGGCTCCGTGGTCCACCGCACTTGGGTCATCTCCGCGGCTCACTGTACAGCCAT GCAGGTGACAATCGTAGTCCGCGCCGGCGTGGTGTCACTGACTACCCCACAGTACATAGGCGAGACGCGCGAGTGGTACAACTACCCGAGCTTCAACGACAACACTCCGCAAGTCGTGCAGCCTAATGACATCGCGATCATCAAGCTGGTCAGGCCCGTCGTCTATACCG ACTTGCTCAAGCCAATCAGGGTCCAGAGCTCCGCTGACGCCTTCCGCGACTACAACAGTGAAATTGTGCAAGCTAGTGGACATGGAAGGCTTTGGACCAACG gCGCCTCTCCCGACATACTCAACTGGGTGTACCTACGCGCGATCAGCAACTCCGTGTGCCAGATGACGTATGGCGCCAACCTGATTACCAGCAACACGATCTGCACCCAGGCCTTCAACGTCACCTCGCAGTCCGTCTGTCAG GGTGACAGCGGTGGACCTTTGACACATCTAGACAGTGAAGGGCGGCCAGTTCTGATTGGAGTGGCTTCGTTCGTAGCGGGAGGCGAGTGGGGCTGCCACTCAGGATTACCAGCTG GTTTTATCAGAACCGGTCCCTTCCAAAGCTGGTTAGAGCAAGTTTCCGGCATCAACTTCGAAAACCTAGAGGAAGAAGATGAGACGACATTAGCTCCTCCTACCACCACTACTACTGAACCTACCACAGTTGAGCCCACAACAATTACGGCCGCACCTACCACAACAACTACAGAGGCTGTAACCGAAGTTACTACAACGCCTCCAGTAACTGAACCAACTACCACGGAACCTGAAGAAGAAACTGAAGCCCCTGAGCCGGAGGACTCAAGCGAGGAAGATTCCGATGAGGAACTCTCAGAGCTGATGAAGAAACTCGAAGTCAAAGTCAAAGTTAGGGTCCGCTTAAACAAGTATGGAAAAAAGAAGGAACATAAACATAAGCACAAAGTgactttataa